In Portunus trituberculatus isolate SZX2019 chromosome 24, ASM1759143v1, whole genome shotgun sequence, a single genomic region encodes these proteins:
- the LOC123508122 gene encoding uncharacterized protein LOC123508122 yields MHFWIDKRSACGQRGAQFVGSPCLYRPKARHYPMVTPVHRFQRIESVQAEGRRGGEAGRGRAGRGRRLGSSRPSTDEDEEESVRVPLGETAAPDEACLTRLSVPSTRHGRRTSANSSVYSRVPDNFNLFRMGGINWCVWAAFIVVTMLLVPAHLYLKNFHYRGELVGIIFVVILLFLVCFSVSLFHTKTRAILLHRLNLEDDARGCALDQSSASPARRRPLFATPTLAHRRLVRHLPCPPVRMSMSTPDLVDGHALARDRMARSHSQASRGVSYGILRPHDTNDHRLETPLASDATTDPPPYHVAILLPAPTHAAAPRECETPPPAYDVVQ; encoded by the exons ATGCACTTCTGGATCGACAAGCGGAGCGCGTGCGGCCAGCGGGGTGCTCAGTTCGTCGGGTCCCCGTGTCTGTACCGCCCAAAAGCTCGCCACTACCCCATGGTGACCCCAGTGCACAG gTTCCAGCGCATCGAATCCGTACAGGCGGAAGGGCGGCGTGGtggcgaggcagggcgtggcCGAGCAGGGCGGGGACGGCGGCTCGGTTCCTCCCGCCCATCAActgacgaggatgaggaggagagtgttCGCGTGCCCCTTGGTGAGACAGCGGCCCCAGATGAGGCATGCCTGACCCGCCTGAGCGTGCCCTCCACTCGCCATGGCCGTAGGACCTCCGCTAACTCCTCGGTATACTCTCGTGTCCCCGATAACTTCAATTTGTTCCGGATGGGCGGCATCAACTGGTGCGTGTGGGCAGCATTCATCGTGGTCACCATGCTGCTAGTACCCGCCCACCTCTATCTAAAAAACTTCCACTACCGCGGCGAGTTGGTGGGCATCATTTTCGTGGTCATCTTGCTGTTCCTCGTCTGCTTCTCAGTGTCGCTCTTTCACACCAAGACACGCGCCATCTTACTCCATCGCCTCAATCTGGAAGACGATGCCCGCGGTTGCGCCCTTGATCAAAGCAGCGCCTCTCCTGCTCGTCGCCGCCCGCTGTTCGCCACGCCCACCCTGGCTCACCGCCGACTGGTGCGTCACCTCCCCTGCCCCCCAGTCCGCATGTCCATGTCCACCCCTGATCTGGTAGACGGCCACGCCCTTGCCCGGGACAGAATGGCGCGATCTCACTCCCAGGCATCACGCGGCGTCAGTTACGGCATCTTGAGGCCCCACGACACCAATGACCACCGCCTGGAGACACCTCTCGCCTCTGATGCCACCACTGACCCGCCGCCCTACCACGTGGCCATCCTGCTGCCAGCGCCCACTCACGCCGCCGCGCCCAGGGAATGCGAGACGCCCCCGCCTGCCTACGACGTGGTGCAGTGA